In Solanum pennellii chromosome 3, SPENNV200, a single window of DNA contains:
- the LOC107013174 gene encoding uncharacterized protein LOC107013174, with product MTCVTSPYFIVKVNEEGHGCFVGKRGLRQGDPMSALLCVLVIEYMTRVLKRMSDLPDFKFHPMYKALRFTHLIFVDNLMIFCKGGLHSVNRVMEALQHFSLASRLVANMEKSSIFFVGVNTATKYVLLEKIGFSKGSFPIIHLGLPLSPKKMEQALLQTADI from the coding sequence ATGACTTGTGTAACATCTCCTTATTTCATTGTAAAGGTTAATGAGGAAGGTCATGGTTGTTTTGTGGGGAAAAGAGGACTAAGGCAAGGGGATCCTATGTCTGCATTGTTGTGTGTCTTGGTCATAGAGTATATGACAAGGGTTTTGAAGAGAATGAGTGATCTGCCTGATTTCAAATTTCATCCTATGTACAAAGCTTTAAGATTTACTCACTTAATCTTTGTTGATAATCTCATGATCTTCTGTAAAGGGGGCCTACATTCTGTGAATAGAGTTATGGAAGCTCTTCAGCACTTTAGTTTAGCTTCTAGATTAGTTGCCAATATGGAGAAGTCAAGCATTTTCTTTGTTGGGGTTAATACAGCTACCAAATATGTTCTCCTAGAGAAGATTGGGTTCTCGAAAGGATCATTTCCTATAATACATTTGGGCCTTCCCTTATCTCCAAAAAAAATGGAACAAGCTTTATTGCAAACTGCTGATATATAG